The following are encoded together in the Ictidomys tridecemlineatus isolate mIctTri1 chromosome X, mIctTri1.hap1, whole genome shotgun sequence genome:
- the LOC101967165 gene encoding histone H2A: MVLAVVQYCDGTYLTPLTRTPQSSSSSLDCSPLAERGGGGGGGGAGGGGGGAAAAAATGGGGRAATAGGGGAAAAATGGRGGSWSGSSRPRRQARSRTARAELTFSVSQVERRLREGRYAQRLSWSASVFLAATLECLTAKVLELAGNEARHSARRRITPELLDMAVHNNALLSGLFGTTTISQVAQPRH; encoded by the exons ATGGTCCTGGCGGTGGTACAGTACTGTGATGGGACATACTTGACGCCTCTGACTCGCACCCCCCAGTCCTCTTCTTCTTCCCTAGACTGCTCCCCTCTAGCAGAAA gaggaggaggaggaggaggaggaggagcaggaggaggaggaggaggagcagcagcagcagcagcaacaggaggaggaggaagagcagcaacagcaggaggaggaggagcagcagcagcagcaacaggaggaagaggagggtcgTGGTCGGGGTCATCCCGTCCCCGGAGGCAGGCCCGCTCCCGCACCGCCCGAGCCGAGCTGACCTTCTCCGTGAGCCAGGTGGAGCGCCGTCTGCGGGAGGGCCGCTATGCCCAGCGCCTGAGTTGGTCTGCGTCCGTGTTCCTTGCCGCCACCCTCGAGTGCCTGACGGCCAAGGTGCTGGAGCTGGCGGGCAACGAGGCCCGCCACAGCGCCAGGAGGCGCATCACCCCAGAGCTCCTGGACATGGCCGTCCACAACAATGCACTGCTCAGCGGTCTCTTCGGGACTACGACCATCTCCCAGGTCGCCCAGCCCCGGCActag
- the LOC101963214 gene encoding 40-kDa huntingtin-associated protein, producing MAASTSGLGGGVVPGPEAGDFLARYRLVSNKLKKRFLRKPNVAEAGEQFGQLGRELRAQECLPYAAWCQLAVARCQQALFHGPGEALALTEAARLFLRQECDARQRLVCPAAYGEPLQAAASALGAAVRLHLELGQPAAAAALCLELAAALRDLGQPAAAAGHFQRAAQLQLPLLPLAALQALGDAASCQLLARDYNGALAVFTRMQLLAQEHGSHPVQQLQPPPPQTLLAPAQSQPQPPGPQPGPGATPLVSAAPLPPNPGSALPSPVALGAFSEVLVRCEVSRVLLLLLLQPPPAKLLPEHAQTLEKYSWEAFDSHGQESSGQLPEELFLLLQSLVMATHEKDIEAVKSLQVEMWPLLTAEQNHLLHLVLQETIFPSGQGV from the coding sequence ATGGCGGCTTCCACGTCCGGCCTCGGCGGTGGCGTCGTCCCTGGTCCCGAAGCCGGGGACTTCCTGGCCCGGTACCGGCTGGTGTCGAACAAGCTGAAGAAGCGGTTCCTGCGGAAGCCGAACGTTGCGGAAGCCGGCGAGCAGTTCGGTCAGTTGGGCCGCGAACTGCGCGCCCAGGAGTGCTTGCCTTACGCAGCCTGGTGCCAGCTGGCAGTGGCGCGGTGCCAGCAGGCGCTCTTCCATGGGCCTGGGGAGGCGCTGGCCCTCACCGAGGCCGCACGCCTCTTTCTGCGGCAGGAGTGCGACGCTCGTCAACGCCTCGTGTGCCCCGCCGCCTATGGCGAGCCGCTGCAGGCGGCTGCCAGCGCCTTGGGCGCCGCTGTGCGCCTGCATCTGGAGCTGGGGCAgccggccgccgccgccgccctgTGTCTGGAGCTGGCCGCCGCCTTGCGCGACTTGGGCCAGCCGGCCGCCGCCGCCGGCCACTTCCAGCGCGCCGCCCAGCTGCAGCTGCCCCTTCTGCCCCTGGCCGCTCTGCAGGCGCTCGGCGACGCCGCCTCCTGCCAGCTTCTGGCGCGCGACTACAATGGCGCCCTGGCGGTGTTCACGCGCATGCAGCTCCTAGCGCAGGAGCATGGCAGCCATCCCGTGCAGCAGCTCCAGCCTCCACCACCGCAGACCCTGCTGGCCCCGGCGCAGTCTCAGCCCCAGCCGCCGGGGCCCCAACCCGGACCTGGCGCGACCCCCTTGGTGTCCGCCGCACCGCTCCCCCCAAACCCTGGCTCTGCCTTGCCCTCTCCTGTCGCCCTGGGCGCCTTCTCGGAGGTGCTGGTTCGCTGTGAGGTGTCccgggtgctgctgctgctgctcctacAGCCACCTCCGGCCAAGCTTCTGCCCGAGCACGCCCAGACTCTGGAGAAGTACTCCTGGGAAGCTTTTGACAGCCACGGGCAGGAGAGCAGCGGCCAGCTTCCTGAGGAGCTCTTTCTGCTGCTGCAGTCCTTGGTCATGGCTACCCACGAAAAGGACATAGAAGCCGTCAAGTCACTGCAGGTGGAGATGTGGCCTCTGTTGACTGCTGAGCAGAACCACCTCCTTCACCTCGTTCTGCAAGAAACCATCTTCCCCTCAGGACAGGGGGTCTGA